Proteins from a genomic interval of Physeter macrocephalus isolate SW-GA chromosome 21, ASM283717v5, whole genome shotgun sequence:
- the LOC102990752 gene encoding protein-serine O-palmitoleoyltransferase porcupine isoform X5 has protein sequence MATFSRQEFFQQLLQGCLLPTAQQGLDQIWLLLAICLACRLLWRLGLPSYLKHASTVAGGFFSLYHFFQLHMVWVVLLSLLCYLVLFLCRHSSHRGVFLSVTILIYLLMGEMHMVDTVTWHKMRGAQMIVAMKAVSLGFDLDRGEVGAVPSPVEFMGYLYFVGTIVFGPWISFHSYLQAVQGRPLSRRWLQKVARSLALALLCLVLSTCVGPYLFPYFIPLDGDRVLRNKKRKARGTMVRWLRAYESAVSFHFSNYFVGFLSEATATLAGAGFTEEKDHLEWDLTVSKPLNVELPRSMVEVVTSWNLPMSYWLNNYVFKNALRLGTFSAVLVTYAASALLHGFSFHLAAVLLSLAFITYVEHVLRKRLARILSACILSKRCPPDCSHQHRLGLGVRALNLLFGALAIFHLAYLGSLFDVDVDDTTEEQGYGMAYTVHKWSELSWASHWVTFGCWIFYRLIG, from the exons GGTTGCCATCCTACCTGAAGCATGCAAGCACCGTGGCAGGCGGGTTCTTCAGCCTCTACCACTTCTTCCAGCTGCACATGGTTTGGGTCGTGCTGCTAAGCCTCCTGTGCTACCTCGTGCTGTTCCTCTGCCGACATTCCTCCCATCGTGGCGTCTTCCTCTCCGTCACCATCCTCATCTACCTACTCATGGG TGAGATGCACATGGTGGACACCGTGACATGGCACAAGATGAGAG GGGCCCAGATGATTGTGGCCATGAAGGCGGTGTCTCTGGGCTTCGACCTGGACCGGGGTGAGGTGGGTGCAGTGCCCTCGCCCGTGGAGTTCATGGGCTACCTCTACTTCGTGGGCACCATCGTCTTTGGGCCCTGGATATCCTTCCACAGCTACCTACAGGCCGTCCAAGGCCGCCCGCTG AGCCGCCGATGGCTGCAGAAGGTGGCCCGGAGTCTGGCGCTGGCCCTGCTGTGCCTTGTGCTGTCCACCTGTGTGGGCCCCTACCTCTTCCCGTACTTCATCCCCCTTGATGGTGACCGCGTCCTTCGCAA CAAGAAACGCAAAGCCAG GGGCACCATGGTAAG GTGGCTGCGAGCCTATGAGAGCGCTGTCTCCTTCCACTTCAGCAACTATTTTGTGGGCTTTCTGTCCGAGGCCACGGCCACGTTGGCGGGGGCTGGCTTCACCGAGGAGAAGGATCACCTGGAatg GGACCTGACGGTCTCTAAGCCACTGAACGTGGAGCTGCCCCGGTCCATGGTGGAAGTTGTCACAAGCTGGAACCTGCCCATGTCTTATTGGCTAAATAACT ATGTTTTCAAGAATGCTCTCCGTCTGGGGACCTTCTCAGCTGTGCTGGTCACCTATGCAGCCAGCGCCCTCCTGCAC ggcttcAGCTTCCACCTGGCTGCGGTGCTGCTGTCCCTGGCGTTTATCACTTACGTGGAGCACG TCCTCCGAAAGCGCCTGGCTCGGATCCTCAGTGCCTGCATCTTGTCGAAACGGTGCCCACCAGACTGTTCACACCAGCATCGCTTG GGCCTGGGGGTGCGAGCCTTAAACCTGCTCTTTGGGGCCCTGGCCATCTTCCACCTGGCCTACCTGGGCTCCCTGTTCGATGTTGATGTGGACGACACCACAGAGGAGCAG GGCTACGGCATGGCATACACTGTCCACAAATGGTCAGAGCTCAGCTGGGCCAGTCACTGGGTCACTTTTGGATGCTGGATCTTCTACCGTCTCATAGGCTGA
- the LOC102990752 gene encoding protein-serine O-palmitoleoyltransferase porcupine isoform X1 produces MATFSRQEFFQQLLQGCLLPTAQQGLDQIWLLLAICLACRLLWRLGLPSYLKHASTVAGGFFSLYHFFQLHMVWVVLLSLLCYLVLFLCRHSSHRGVFLSVTILIYLLMGEMHMVDTVTWHKMRGAQMIVAMKAVSLGFDLDRGEVGAVPSPVEFMGYLYFVGTIVFGPWISFHSYLQAVQGRPLSRRWLQKVARSLALALLCLVLSTCVGPYLFPYFIPLDGDRVLRNKKRKARGTMVRWLRAYESAVSFHFSNYFVGFLSEATATLAGAGFTEEKDHLEWDLTVSKPLNVELPRSMVEVVTSWNLPMSYWLNNYVFKNALRLGTFSAVLVTYAASALLHGFSFHLAAVLLSLAFITYVEHVLRKRLARILSACILSKRCPPDCSHQHRLGLGVRALNLLFGALAIFHLAYLGSLFDVDVDDTTEEQVFPFLLFSFPHIHTPPSAYKDMTTNASPVHPYWPRHLRLDNFVPNDCPTWHLLAGLFSISGVLVVTTWLLSGHASVIPLGTWRRLSLCWFAVCGFIHLVIEGWFSLYHEELLGDQAILSQLWKEYAKGDSRYILNDSFMICMETITACLWGPLSLWVVIAFLRQQPLRFVLQLVVSVGQIYGDVLYFLTEHREGFQHGELGHPLYFWFYFVFLNALWLVLPGILVLDSIKQLARAQSTLDAKATKAKSKQN; encoded by the exons GGTTGCCATCCTACCTGAAGCATGCAAGCACCGTGGCAGGCGGGTTCTTCAGCCTCTACCACTTCTTCCAGCTGCACATGGTTTGGGTCGTGCTGCTAAGCCTCCTGTGCTACCTCGTGCTGTTCCTCTGCCGACATTCCTCCCATCGTGGCGTCTTCCTCTCCGTCACCATCCTCATCTACCTACTCATGGG TGAGATGCACATGGTGGACACCGTGACATGGCACAAGATGAGAG GGGCCCAGATGATTGTGGCCATGAAGGCGGTGTCTCTGGGCTTCGACCTGGACCGGGGTGAGGTGGGTGCAGTGCCCTCGCCCGTGGAGTTCATGGGCTACCTCTACTTCGTGGGCACCATCGTCTTTGGGCCCTGGATATCCTTCCACAGCTACCTACAGGCCGTCCAAGGCCGCCCGCTG AGCCGCCGATGGCTGCAGAAGGTGGCCCGGAGTCTGGCGCTGGCCCTGCTGTGCCTTGTGCTGTCCACCTGTGTGGGCCCCTACCTCTTCCCGTACTTCATCCCCCTTGATGGTGACCGCGTCCTTCGCAA CAAGAAACGCAAAGCCAG GGGCACCATGGTAAG GTGGCTGCGAGCCTATGAGAGCGCTGTCTCCTTCCACTTCAGCAACTATTTTGTGGGCTTTCTGTCCGAGGCCACGGCCACGTTGGCGGGGGCTGGCTTCACCGAGGAGAAGGATCACCTGGAatg GGACCTGACGGTCTCTAAGCCACTGAACGTGGAGCTGCCCCGGTCCATGGTGGAAGTTGTCACAAGCTGGAACCTGCCCATGTCTTATTGGCTAAATAACT ATGTTTTCAAGAATGCTCTCCGTCTGGGGACCTTCTCAGCTGTGCTGGTCACCTATGCAGCCAGCGCCCTCCTGCAC ggcttcAGCTTCCACCTGGCTGCGGTGCTGCTGTCCCTGGCGTTTATCACTTACGTGGAGCACG TCCTCCGAAAGCGCCTGGCTCGGATCCTCAGTGCCTGCATCTTGTCGAAACGGTGCCCACCAGACTGTTCACACCAGCATCGCTTG GGCCTGGGGGTGCGAGCCTTAAACCTGCTCTTTGGGGCCCTGGCCATCTTCCACCTGGCCTACCTGGGCTCCCTGTTCGATGTTGATGTGGACGACACCACAGAGGAGCAG gtttttcctttccttttattctccttTCCACATATCCACACACCTCCATCAGCCTACAAAGACATGACCACCAATGCCAGCCCCGTGCACCCATACTGGCCCCGGCACCTGAGGCTGGACAACTTTGTGCCTAATGACTGCCCCACCTGGCATCTCCTGGCTGGCCTCTTCTCCATCtctggggtcttagttgtgaccaCATGGCTGTTGTCAGGTCATGCTTCGGTCATCCCACTGGGGACTTGGCGGAGACTGTCCCTGTGCTGGTTTGCAGTGTGTGGGTTCATTCACTTGGTGATTGAGGGCTGGTTCAGCCTCTACCACGAGGAGCTTCTCGGAGACCAAGCCATCTTGTCTCAACTCT GGAAAGAGTATGCCAAGGGAGACAGCCGATACATCCT GAATGATAGCTTCATGATATGCATGGAGACCATCACAGCTTGCTTGTGGGGACCACTCAGCCTATGGGTGGTGATTGCCTTTCTCCGCCAGCAGCCCCTCCGCTTTGTCCTACAGCTTGTGGTCTCTGTGG GTCAGATATACGGGGATGTGCTATATTTCCTGACAGAGCACCGTGAGGGATTCCAGCATGGGGAGCTGGGCCACCCGCTCTACTTCTGGTTTTACTTTGTCTTCTTGAATGCCCTGTGGCTGGTGCTGCCCGGAATCCTCGTGCTTGATTCTATAAAGCAACTTGCTCGTGCCCAGAGCACGCTGGACGCCAAAGCCACAAAAGCCAAGAGCAAGCAGAACTAA
- the LOC102990752 gene encoding protein-serine O-palmitoleoyltransferase porcupine isoform X4 gives MATFSRQEFFQQLLQGCLLPTAQQGLDQIWLLLAICLACRLLWRLGLPSYLKHASTVAGGFFSLYHFFQLHMVWVVLLSLLCYLVLFLCRHSSHRGVFLSVTILIYLLMGEMHMVDTVTWHKMRGAQMIVAMKAVSLGFDLDRGEVGAVPSPVEFMGYLYFVGTIVFGPWISFHSYLQAVQGRPLSRRWLQKVARSLALALLCLVLSTCVGPYLFPYFIPLDGDRVLRNKKRKARGTMVRWLRAYESAVSFHFSNYFVGFLSEATATLAGAGFTEEKDHLEWDLTVSKPLNVELPRSMVEVVTSWNLPMSYWLNNYVFKNALRLGTFSAVLVTYAASALLHGFSFHLAAVLLSLAFITYVEHVLRKRLARILSACILSKRCPPDCSHQHRLGLGVRALNLLFGALAIFHLAYLGSLFDVDVDDTTEEQVFPFLLFSFPHIHTPPSAYKDMTTNASPVHPYWPRHLRLDNFVPNDCPTWHLLAGLFSISGVLVVTTWLLSGHASVIPLGTWRRLSLCWFAVCGFIHLVIEGWFSLYHEELLGDQAILSQLWKEYAKGDSRYILSDIRGCAIFPDRAP, from the exons GGTTGCCATCCTACCTGAAGCATGCAAGCACCGTGGCAGGCGGGTTCTTCAGCCTCTACCACTTCTTCCAGCTGCACATGGTTTGGGTCGTGCTGCTAAGCCTCCTGTGCTACCTCGTGCTGTTCCTCTGCCGACATTCCTCCCATCGTGGCGTCTTCCTCTCCGTCACCATCCTCATCTACCTACTCATGGG TGAGATGCACATGGTGGACACCGTGACATGGCACAAGATGAGAG GGGCCCAGATGATTGTGGCCATGAAGGCGGTGTCTCTGGGCTTCGACCTGGACCGGGGTGAGGTGGGTGCAGTGCCCTCGCCCGTGGAGTTCATGGGCTACCTCTACTTCGTGGGCACCATCGTCTTTGGGCCCTGGATATCCTTCCACAGCTACCTACAGGCCGTCCAAGGCCGCCCGCTG AGCCGCCGATGGCTGCAGAAGGTGGCCCGGAGTCTGGCGCTGGCCCTGCTGTGCCTTGTGCTGTCCACCTGTGTGGGCCCCTACCTCTTCCCGTACTTCATCCCCCTTGATGGTGACCGCGTCCTTCGCAA CAAGAAACGCAAAGCCAG GGGCACCATGGTAAG GTGGCTGCGAGCCTATGAGAGCGCTGTCTCCTTCCACTTCAGCAACTATTTTGTGGGCTTTCTGTCCGAGGCCACGGCCACGTTGGCGGGGGCTGGCTTCACCGAGGAGAAGGATCACCTGGAatg GGACCTGACGGTCTCTAAGCCACTGAACGTGGAGCTGCCCCGGTCCATGGTGGAAGTTGTCACAAGCTGGAACCTGCCCATGTCTTATTGGCTAAATAACT ATGTTTTCAAGAATGCTCTCCGTCTGGGGACCTTCTCAGCTGTGCTGGTCACCTATGCAGCCAGCGCCCTCCTGCAC ggcttcAGCTTCCACCTGGCTGCGGTGCTGCTGTCCCTGGCGTTTATCACTTACGTGGAGCACG TCCTCCGAAAGCGCCTGGCTCGGATCCTCAGTGCCTGCATCTTGTCGAAACGGTGCCCACCAGACTGTTCACACCAGCATCGCTTG GGCCTGGGGGTGCGAGCCTTAAACCTGCTCTTTGGGGCCCTGGCCATCTTCCACCTGGCCTACCTGGGCTCCCTGTTCGATGTTGATGTGGACGACACCACAGAGGAGCAG gtttttcctttccttttattctccttTCCACATATCCACACACCTCCATCAGCCTACAAAGACATGACCACCAATGCCAGCCCCGTGCACCCATACTGGCCCCGGCACCTGAGGCTGGACAACTTTGTGCCTAATGACTGCCCCACCTGGCATCTCCTGGCTGGCCTCTTCTCCATCtctggggtcttagttgtgaccaCATGGCTGTTGTCAGGTCATGCTTCGGTCATCCCACTGGGGACTTGGCGGAGACTGTCCCTGTGCTGGTTTGCAGTGTGTGGGTTCATTCACTTGGTGATTGAGGGCTGGTTCAGCCTCTACCACGAGGAGCTTCTCGGAGACCAAGCCATCTTGTCTCAACTCT GGAAAGAGTATGCCAAGGGAGACAGCCGATACATCCT GTCAGATATACGGGGATGTGCTATATTTCCTGACAGAGCACCGTGA
- the LOC102990752 gene encoding protein-serine O-palmitoleoyltransferase porcupine isoform X7 has product MATFSRQEFFQQLLQGCLLPTAQQGLDQIWLLLAICLACRLLWRLGLPSYLKHASTVAGGFFSLYHFFQLHMVWVVLLSLLCYLVLFLCRHSSHRGVFLSVTILIYLLMGEMHMVDTVTWHKMRGAQMIVAMKAVSLGFDLDRGEVGAVPSPVEFMGYLYFVGTIVFGPWISFHSYLQAVQGRPLSRRWLQKVARSLALALLCLVLSTCVGPYLFPYFIPLDGDRVLRKWLRAYESAVSFHFSNYFVGFLSEATATLAGAGFTEEKDHLEWDLTVSKPLNVELPRSMVEVVTSWNLPMSYWLNNYVFKNALRLGTFSAVLVTYAASALLHGFSFHLAAVLLSLAFITYVEHVLRKRLARILSACILSKRCPPDCSHQHRLGLGVRALNLLFGALAIFHLAYLGSLFDVDVDDTTEEQGYGMAYTVHKWSELSWASHWVTFGCWIFYRLIG; this is encoded by the exons GGTTGCCATCCTACCTGAAGCATGCAAGCACCGTGGCAGGCGGGTTCTTCAGCCTCTACCACTTCTTCCAGCTGCACATGGTTTGGGTCGTGCTGCTAAGCCTCCTGTGCTACCTCGTGCTGTTCCTCTGCCGACATTCCTCCCATCGTGGCGTCTTCCTCTCCGTCACCATCCTCATCTACCTACTCATGGG TGAGATGCACATGGTGGACACCGTGACATGGCACAAGATGAGAG GGGCCCAGATGATTGTGGCCATGAAGGCGGTGTCTCTGGGCTTCGACCTGGACCGGGGTGAGGTGGGTGCAGTGCCCTCGCCCGTGGAGTTCATGGGCTACCTCTACTTCGTGGGCACCATCGTCTTTGGGCCCTGGATATCCTTCCACAGCTACCTACAGGCCGTCCAAGGCCGCCCGCTG AGCCGCCGATGGCTGCAGAAGGTGGCCCGGAGTCTGGCGCTGGCCCTGCTGTGCCTTGTGCTGTCCACCTGTGTGGGCCCCTACCTCTTCCCGTACTTCATCCCCCTTGATGGTGACCGCGTCCTTCGCAA GTGGCTGCGAGCCTATGAGAGCGCTGTCTCCTTCCACTTCAGCAACTATTTTGTGGGCTTTCTGTCCGAGGCCACGGCCACGTTGGCGGGGGCTGGCTTCACCGAGGAGAAGGATCACCTGGAatg GGACCTGACGGTCTCTAAGCCACTGAACGTGGAGCTGCCCCGGTCCATGGTGGAAGTTGTCACAAGCTGGAACCTGCCCATGTCTTATTGGCTAAATAACT ATGTTTTCAAGAATGCTCTCCGTCTGGGGACCTTCTCAGCTGTGCTGGTCACCTATGCAGCCAGCGCCCTCCTGCAC ggcttcAGCTTCCACCTGGCTGCGGTGCTGCTGTCCCTGGCGTTTATCACTTACGTGGAGCACG TCCTCCGAAAGCGCCTGGCTCGGATCCTCAGTGCCTGCATCTTGTCGAAACGGTGCCCACCAGACTGTTCACACCAGCATCGCTTG GGCCTGGGGGTGCGAGCCTTAAACCTGCTCTTTGGGGCCCTGGCCATCTTCCACCTGGCCTACCTGGGCTCCCTGTTCGATGTTGATGTGGACGACACCACAGAGGAGCAG GGCTACGGCATGGCATACACTGTCCACAAATGGTCAGAGCTCAGCTGGGCCAGTCACTGGGTCACTTTTGGATGCTGGATCTTCTACCGTCTCATAGGCTGA
- the LOC102990752 gene encoding protein-serine O-palmitoleoyltransferase porcupine isoform X3 — MATFSRQEFFQQLLQGCLLPTAQQGLDQIWLLLAICLACRLLWRLGLPSYLKHASTVAGGFFSLYHFFQLHMVWVVLLSLLCYLVLFLCRHSSHRGVFLSVTILIYLLMGEMHMVDTVTWHKMRGAQMIVAMKAVSLGFDLDRGEVGAVPSPVEFMGYLYFVGTIVFGPWISFHSYLQAVQGRPLSRRWLQKVARSLALALLCLVLSTCVGPYLFPYFIPLDGDRVLRKWLRAYESAVSFHFSNYFVGFLSEATATLAGAGFTEEKDHLEWDLTVSKPLNVELPRSMVEVVTSWNLPMSYWLNNYVFKNALRLGTFSAVLVTYAASALLHGFSFHLAAVLLSLAFITYVEHVLRKRLARILSACILSKRCPPDCSHQHRLGLGVRALNLLFGALAIFHLAYLGSLFDVDVDDTTEEQVFPFLLFSFPHIHTPPSAYKDMTTNASPVHPYWPRHLRLDNFVPNDCPTWHLLAGLFSISGVLVVTTWLLSGHASVIPLGTWRRLSLCWFAVCGFIHLVIEGWFSLYHEELLGDQAILSQLWKEYAKGDSRYILNDSFMICMETITACLWGPLSLWVVIAFLRQQPLRFVLQLVVSVGQIYGDVLYFLTEHREGFQHGELGHPLYFWFYFVFLNALWLVLPGILVLDSIKQLARAQSTLDAKATKAKSKQN, encoded by the exons GGTTGCCATCCTACCTGAAGCATGCAAGCACCGTGGCAGGCGGGTTCTTCAGCCTCTACCACTTCTTCCAGCTGCACATGGTTTGGGTCGTGCTGCTAAGCCTCCTGTGCTACCTCGTGCTGTTCCTCTGCCGACATTCCTCCCATCGTGGCGTCTTCCTCTCCGTCACCATCCTCATCTACCTACTCATGGG TGAGATGCACATGGTGGACACCGTGACATGGCACAAGATGAGAG GGGCCCAGATGATTGTGGCCATGAAGGCGGTGTCTCTGGGCTTCGACCTGGACCGGGGTGAGGTGGGTGCAGTGCCCTCGCCCGTGGAGTTCATGGGCTACCTCTACTTCGTGGGCACCATCGTCTTTGGGCCCTGGATATCCTTCCACAGCTACCTACAGGCCGTCCAAGGCCGCCCGCTG AGCCGCCGATGGCTGCAGAAGGTGGCCCGGAGTCTGGCGCTGGCCCTGCTGTGCCTTGTGCTGTCCACCTGTGTGGGCCCCTACCTCTTCCCGTACTTCATCCCCCTTGATGGTGACCGCGTCCTTCGCAA GTGGCTGCGAGCCTATGAGAGCGCTGTCTCCTTCCACTTCAGCAACTATTTTGTGGGCTTTCTGTCCGAGGCCACGGCCACGTTGGCGGGGGCTGGCTTCACCGAGGAGAAGGATCACCTGGAatg GGACCTGACGGTCTCTAAGCCACTGAACGTGGAGCTGCCCCGGTCCATGGTGGAAGTTGTCACAAGCTGGAACCTGCCCATGTCTTATTGGCTAAATAACT ATGTTTTCAAGAATGCTCTCCGTCTGGGGACCTTCTCAGCTGTGCTGGTCACCTATGCAGCCAGCGCCCTCCTGCAC ggcttcAGCTTCCACCTGGCTGCGGTGCTGCTGTCCCTGGCGTTTATCACTTACGTGGAGCACG TCCTCCGAAAGCGCCTGGCTCGGATCCTCAGTGCCTGCATCTTGTCGAAACGGTGCCCACCAGACTGTTCACACCAGCATCGCTTG GGCCTGGGGGTGCGAGCCTTAAACCTGCTCTTTGGGGCCCTGGCCATCTTCCACCTGGCCTACCTGGGCTCCCTGTTCGATGTTGATGTGGACGACACCACAGAGGAGCAG gtttttcctttccttttattctccttTCCACATATCCACACACCTCCATCAGCCTACAAAGACATGACCACCAATGCCAGCCCCGTGCACCCATACTGGCCCCGGCACCTGAGGCTGGACAACTTTGTGCCTAATGACTGCCCCACCTGGCATCTCCTGGCTGGCCTCTTCTCCATCtctggggtcttagttgtgaccaCATGGCTGTTGTCAGGTCATGCTTCGGTCATCCCACTGGGGACTTGGCGGAGACTGTCCCTGTGCTGGTTTGCAGTGTGTGGGTTCATTCACTTGGTGATTGAGGGCTGGTTCAGCCTCTACCACGAGGAGCTTCTCGGAGACCAAGCCATCTTGTCTCAACTCT GGAAAGAGTATGCCAAGGGAGACAGCCGATACATCCT GAATGATAGCTTCATGATATGCATGGAGACCATCACAGCTTGCTTGTGGGGACCACTCAGCCTATGGGTGGTGATTGCCTTTCTCCGCCAGCAGCCCCTCCGCTTTGTCCTACAGCTTGTGGTCTCTGTGG GTCAGATATACGGGGATGTGCTATATTTCCTGACAGAGCACCGTGAGGGATTCCAGCATGGGGAGCTGGGCCACCCGCTCTACTTCTGGTTTTACTTTGTCTTCTTGAATGCCCTGTGGCTGGTGCTGCCCGGAATCCTCGTGCTTGATTCTATAAAGCAACTTGCTCGTGCCCAGAGCACGCTGGACGCCAAAGCCACAAAAGCCAAGAGCAAGCAGAACTAA
- the LOC102990752 gene encoding protein-serine O-palmitoleoyltransferase porcupine isoform X2 produces MATFSRQEFFQQLLQGCLLPTAQQGLDQIWLLLAICLACRLLWRLGLPSYLKHASTVAGGFFSLYHFFQLHMVWVVLLSLLCYLVLFLCRHSSHRGVFLSVTILIYLLMGEMHMVDTVTWHKMRGAQMIVAMKAVSLGFDLDRGEVGAVPSPVEFMGYLYFVGTIVFGPWISFHSYLQAVQGRPLSRRWLQKVARSLALALLCLVLSTCVGPYLFPYFIPLDGDRVLRKGTMVRWLRAYESAVSFHFSNYFVGFLSEATATLAGAGFTEEKDHLEWDLTVSKPLNVELPRSMVEVVTSWNLPMSYWLNNYVFKNALRLGTFSAVLVTYAASALLHGFSFHLAAVLLSLAFITYVEHVLRKRLARILSACILSKRCPPDCSHQHRLGLGVRALNLLFGALAIFHLAYLGSLFDVDVDDTTEEQVFPFLLFSFPHIHTPPSAYKDMTTNASPVHPYWPRHLRLDNFVPNDCPTWHLLAGLFSISGVLVVTTWLLSGHASVIPLGTWRRLSLCWFAVCGFIHLVIEGWFSLYHEELLGDQAILSQLWKEYAKGDSRYILNDSFMICMETITACLWGPLSLWVVIAFLRQQPLRFVLQLVVSVGQIYGDVLYFLTEHREGFQHGELGHPLYFWFYFVFLNALWLVLPGILVLDSIKQLARAQSTLDAKATKAKSKQN; encoded by the exons GGTTGCCATCCTACCTGAAGCATGCAAGCACCGTGGCAGGCGGGTTCTTCAGCCTCTACCACTTCTTCCAGCTGCACATGGTTTGGGTCGTGCTGCTAAGCCTCCTGTGCTACCTCGTGCTGTTCCTCTGCCGACATTCCTCCCATCGTGGCGTCTTCCTCTCCGTCACCATCCTCATCTACCTACTCATGGG TGAGATGCACATGGTGGACACCGTGACATGGCACAAGATGAGAG GGGCCCAGATGATTGTGGCCATGAAGGCGGTGTCTCTGGGCTTCGACCTGGACCGGGGTGAGGTGGGTGCAGTGCCCTCGCCCGTGGAGTTCATGGGCTACCTCTACTTCGTGGGCACCATCGTCTTTGGGCCCTGGATATCCTTCCACAGCTACCTACAGGCCGTCCAAGGCCGCCCGCTG AGCCGCCGATGGCTGCAGAAGGTGGCCCGGAGTCTGGCGCTGGCCCTGCTGTGCCTTGTGCTGTCCACCTGTGTGGGCCCCTACCTCTTCCCGTACTTCATCCCCCTTGATGGTGACCGCGTCCTTCGCAA GGGCACCATGGTAAG GTGGCTGCGAGCCTATGAGAGCGCTGTCTCCTTCCACTTCAGCAACTATTTTGTGGGCTTTCTGTCCGAGGCCACGGCCACGTTGGCGGGGGCTGGCTTCACCGAGGAGAAGGATCACCTGGAatg GGACCTGACGGTCTCTAAGCCACTGAACGTGGAGCTGCCCCGGTCCATGGTGGAAGTTGTCACAAGCTGGAACCTGCCCATGTCTTATTGGCTAAATAACT ATGTTTTCAAGAATGCTCTCCGTCTGGGGACCTTCTCAGCTGTGCTGGTCACCTATGCAGCCAGCGCCCTCCTGCAC ggcttcAGCTTCCACCTGGCTGCGGTGCTGCTGTCCCTGGCGTTTATCACTTACGTGGAGCACG TCCTCCGAAAGCGCCTGGCTCGGATCCTCAGTGCCTGCATCTTGTCGAAACGGTGCCCACCAGACTGTTCACACCAGCATCGCTTG GGCCTGGGGGTGCGAGCCTTAAACCTGCTCTTTGGGGCCCTGGCCATCTTCCACCTGGCCTACCTGGGCTCCCTGTTCGATGTTGATGTGGACGACACCACAGAGGAGCAG gtttttcctttccttttattctccttTCCACATATCCACACACCTCCATCAGCCTACAAAGACATGACCACCAATGCCAGCCCCGTGCACCCATACTGGCCCCGGCACCTGAGGCTGGACAACTTTGTGCCTAATGACTGCCCCACCTGGCATCTCCTGGCTGGCCTCTTCTCCATCtctggggtcttagttgtgaccaCATGGCTGTTGTCAGGTCATGCTTCGGTCATCCCACTGGGGACTTGGCGGAGACTGTCCCTGTGCTGGTTTGCAGTGTGTGGGTTCATTCACTTGGTGATTGAGGGCTGGTTCAGCCTCTACCACGAGGAGCTTCTCGGAGACCAAGCCATCTTGTCTCAACTCT GGAAAGAGTATGCCAAGGGAGACAGCCGATACATCCT GAATGATAGCTTCATGATATGCATGGAGACCATCACAGCTTGCTTGTGGGGACCACTCAGCCTATGGGTGGTGATTGCCTTTCTCCGCCAGCAGCCCCTCCGCTTTGTCCTACAGCTTGTGGTCTCTGTGG GTCAGATATACGGGGATGTGCTATATTTCCTGACAGAGCACCGTGAGGGATTCCAGCATGGGGAGCTGGGCCACCCGCTCTACTTCTGGTTTTACTTTGTCTTCTTGAATGCCCTGTGGCTGGTGCTGCCCGGAATCCTCGTGCTTGATTCTATAAAGCAACTTGCTCGTGCCCAGAGCACGCTGGACGCCAAAGCCACAAAAGCCAAGAGCAAGCAGAACTAA
- the LOC102990752 gene encoding 3-beta-hydroxysteroid-Delta(8),Delta(7)-isomerase isoform X8 yields the protein MTTNASPVHPYWPRHLRLDNFVPNDCPTWHLLAGLFSISGVLVVTTWLLSGHASVIPLGTWRRLSLCWFAVCGFIHLVIEGWFSLYHEELLGDQAILSQLWKEYAKGDSRYILNDSFMICMETITACLWGPLSLWVVIAFLRQQPLRFVLQLVVSVGQIYGDVLYFLTEHREGFQHGELGHPLYFWFYFVFLNALWLVLPGILVLDSIKQLARAQSTLDAKATKAKSKQN from the exons ATGACCACCAATGCCAGCCCCGTGCACCCATACTGGCCCCGGCACCTGAGGCTGGACAACTTTGTGCCTAATGACTGCCCCACCTGGCATCTCCTGGCTGGCCTCTTCTCCATCtctggggtcttagttgtgaccaCATGGCTGTTGTCAGGTCATGCTTCGGTCATCCCACTGGGGACTTGGCGGAGACTGTCCCTGTGCTGGTTTGCAGTGTGTGGGTTCATTCACTTGGTGATTGAGGGCTGGTTCAGCCTCTACCACGAGGAGCTTCTCGGAGACCAAGCCATCTTGTCTCAACTCT GGAAAGAGTATGCCAAGGGAGACAGCCGATACATCCT GAATGATAGCTTCATGATATGCATGGAGACCATCACAGCTTGCTTGTGGGGACCACTCAGCCTATGGGTGGTGATTGCCTTTCTCCGCCAGCAGCCCCTCCGCTTTGTCCTACAGCTTGTGGTCTCTGTGG GTCAGATATACGGGGATGTGCTATATTTCCTGACAGAGCACCGTGAGGGATTCCAGCATGGGGAGCTGGGCCACCCGCTCTACTTCTGGTTTTACTTTGTCTTCTTGAATGCCCTGTGGCTGGTGCTGCCCGGAATCCTCGTGCTTGATTCTATAAAGCAACTTGCTCGTGCCCAGAGCACGCTGGACGCCAAAGCCACAAAAGCCAAGAGCAAGCAGAACTAA